In the genome of Flavobacteriaceae bacterium YJPT1-3, the window ATGTGATTGTATATTCCTCCCGGCGGATTCACCTGCATCATTTGGTGCAGATAATTGACCGAAGAACTGAGGAGTTCGACCGGTACCAAACCTTGTTTAAGGATTTTTTTATCGTGATAGACGTCTTCTAAAAATAGGTTGAGTGCACGTGCTCGCTGGATAGCGCCGCGTTCGATATGCTCCCATTCCTCCGCATCGATAATACGCGGAAAAAGATCAAAGGGGAAGATTTTTTCTTTGCTCTCTTGATCACCGTACACCTGAAAGGTAATTCCCTGATTAAAAAAGGAAGCTTTAGCCTTGTTGTTGAGCTTTTCAAAATCAGAAATACTATGTTCGCCGTAGAGTTCGAATAGTTTACGATAGAGCGGCTTTACCTCACCTTGCGCATTGAAGATCTCGTCATGAAGTTCTGGATTCTTCTCATAAGAAGAGAAAATGGCGTGCTGGGAAGAAATACTCATCTTTTTTTTCATAAAATAAGCATTCCTGTGAAAACCAGGACGCTATAAATCGTAAGAATACAGCCTATCTGTTGCGAATATTAAAATGAAAGGCTTGCATGAAGTGGCTCAGCAATTACTTTGCCCTTTTATAAAATGGGAACGTTTTTAGACTGATTTAAAATCGCTAGCTTTAAAACAAAATCAAAACAATGCTAAGATCACTACTTCTCCTGAGTACTTTCCTTTTTTTAGGGAGTGCTCATGCCCAATTCCTTAAAGACAAAAAGAACATCCAAAAACAGCAAGGCTACTTCACCATGCACTACGACGCCAGTGAAGACAAATTATATCTGGAGGTCCCCCGTGTGGGGGAGGAGTTTCTCTATGTGCATTCCTTACGCAGTGGATTGGGCTCCAATGATATCGGTTTGGATCGCGGGCAGTTGGGGGGAACGGCCATCGTAAAATTTCAAAAGGCCGGAAACAAGCTGTTGCTCATCCAACCCAATCAGGAATTTCGAGCATTAACCGATAATGAGCTGGAGCGTAAGTCGATTGAAGAAGCTTTCGCGAAATCAGTCCTAGGTGGTTTTGAGATCAAAGAGACAGAAGGGGAGACCTACCTGATCGATTTCACTCCATTTCTGATCCGCGATGCACATGGCGTCGCTGATCGATTGAAAAGACAAAAGGAAGGCACCTATAAACTGTCCAAAGACAAAAGTGCTTTGGCCATGGAACGGACCAAGGCTTTTCCGAAGAACACTGAATTTGAGGCACTGATCACATTTGAAGGAGATCCTACCGGGCGTAATATCCGGTCTGTGGCTCCCGATCCGCAAAACATCTCCGTTATTCAACATCATTCTTTTGTGGAATTGCCTGAGGCCGGTTTTGAACCCCGACCCTTTGACCCGCGCTCAGGTGCCATAGCCACTTCCTTTATGGATTATGCAACTCCGGTGCAGGAATCGATCGTCAAGCGTTTTGCCAACAGACACCGCTTGGTGAAACGAAATCCGGGAACTCCGCAGAGCGAAGCGGTAGAACCCATCATCTACTACCTGGATCCGGGAACTCCGGAGCCGGTACGCTCTGCCCTGCTTGAGGGGGCGCGCTGGTGGAATCAGGCATTTGAGGCCGCGGGATTTATCGATGGCTTTCAGGTGAAAATGCTTCCGGACGGTGCTGATATGATGGACTTACGCTACAACGTCATCAATTGGGTGCACCGCAGTACCCGTGGCTGGAGCTACGGGGCCAGTGTGGTCGATCCGCGCACGGGAGAGATCCTTAAAGGGCACGTAAGCCTGGGAAGTCTGCGCATTCGTCAAGACTTCCTGATCGCTCAGGCCTTGATGAATAAACCCTTTGCCGAGCGGGACGATAACTATGAACCCATGCTGGAAATGGCTCTGGCCCGAATCCGTCAATTGTCGGCTCACGAAGTGGGACACACGCTGGGATTTGCACATAATTTCGCCGCTAGCCCTACAGGCAGAGCCTCGGTCATGGACTATCCGCATCCTACACTACAACTTAAAGGCAAGGAAGTTGATTTCAGTAATGCCTACGCTACGGGGATCGGCGAGTGGGACAAGGTGACCGTAGCCTACAGTTATGGAGAAGTACCTCCAGGTCAGACCGAAAAGGATTATTTGAACAGTGTAATCGAAACGGCTGAGCAACGCGGACTGCGCTACATCACTGACAGTGATGCCAGAGCGGCAGGAGGAGCTCACGCTACGGCTCATTTATGGGATAATGGCGCGTCTGCACCTGATGAGCTCGATCAGGTCATGAAACTCCGCAAACAGGCCATCGCTAATTTTTCTCTAGACAATATCAGAGATGGCGAACCTTTCACCGTACTGGAGGATGTTTTTGTGCCGCTTTATTTTTACCATCGTTACCAGACCGAAGCGGCCGTTAAATCGGTAGGAGGCTTAAATTACAACTATGCGGTCAAAGGAGATGAGCGCATCACTGCCGTAGAGACCCTAGATCGGGATCAACAGGAGGAAGCCCTGAAAAGTGTGCTGGCCACATTAACAGCGACTCAATTGGCCATTCCGCAAGATAAATTACAGTTGTTCCCTCCCCGGGCCTACGGTTATGGCAGGACCCGGGAGAGTTTTAAAGGGACTACCGGCGTGAGTTTCGATCCACTGGGCGCTGCCAGTACGGCCAGTGACATGACCCTGGGACTGCTTTTTCATCCCG includes:
- a CDS encoding zinc-dependent metalloprotease; translated protein: MLRSLLLLSTFLFLGSAHAQFLKDKKNIQKQQGYFTMHYDASEDKLYLEVPRVGEEFLYVHSLRSGLGSNDIGLDRGQLGGTAIVKFQKAGNKLLLIQPNQEFRALTDNELERKSIEEAFAKSVLGGFEIKETEGETYLIDFTPFLIRDAHGVADRLKRQKEGTYKLSKDKSALAMERTKAFPKNTEFEALITFEGDPTGRNIRSVAPDPQNISVIQHHSFVELPEAGFEPRPFDPRSGAIATSFMDYATPVQESIVKRFANRHRLVKRNPGTPQSEAVEPIIYYLDPGTPEPVRSALLEGARWWNQAFEAAGFIDGFQVKMLPDGADMMDLRYNVINWVHRSTRGWSYGASVVDPRTGEILKGHVSLGSLRIRQDFLIAQALMNKPFAERDDNYEPMLEMALARIRQLSAHEVGHTLGFAHNFAASPTGRASVMDYPHPTLQLKGKEVDFSNAYATGIGEWDKVTVAYSYGEVPPGQTEKDYLNSVIETAEQRGLRYITDSDARAAGGAHATAHLWDNGASAPDELDQVMKLRKQAIANFSLDNIRDGEPFTVLEDVFVPLYFYHRYQTEAAVKSVGGLNYNYAVKGDERITAVETLDRDQQEEALKSVLATLTATQLAIPQDKLQLFPPRAYGYGRTRESFKGTTGVSFDPLGAASTASDMTLGLLFHPERVNRLVVQKARDSKQLGLKEVLGEVDKSTLQNLPRDSYDKEIQQTINYNVLKHYINLAASEEVIPQARALVSEHLLNLAASFKGGSAQERYMALQIERYMEEPDKFKVIPSPKIPDGSPIGTSPCTLTE